In Carya illinoinensis cultivar Pawnee chromosome 7, C.illinoinensisPawnee_v1, whole genome shotgun sequence, the following are encoded in one genomic region:
- the LOC122316905 gene encoding ATP sulfurylase 2 yields the protein MSLSMKLHVTNHLNLKLYPQTSERSSYADAKTKIRTKAIYHRNQLISQAYKPTMHVSSSFSSSCPVKSSLIEPDGGALVDLVVPESERVKKTLEAEALPKLRLTKVDIEWVLVISEGWASPLRGFMRENEYLQSLHFSCLRMEDGSVVNMSLPIVLAIDDETKERIGSSPNVGMVGPNGDLVGILQSIEIYKHNKEERIARTWGTTAPGLPYVEEVITHAGNWLVGGDLEVLSPIKYNDGLDHYRLSPQQLRKEFDRRQADAVFAFQLRNPVHNGHALLMNDTRRRLLEMGYKNPILLLHPLGGFTKSDDVPLDVRMEQHGKVLEDGVLDPETTIVAIFPSPMHYAGPTEVQWHAKARINAGANFYIVGRDPAGMGHPTEKRDLYDPDHGKKVLSMALGLEKLNILPFRVAAYDTVDKKMAFFDPSRAKDFLFISGTKMRTYARNGENPPDGFMCPRGWKVLVKYYESLQAEEASLQQAVLTT from the exons ATGTCTCTGAGCATGAAATTACACGTCACCAACCACCTTAATCTGAAGCTGTATCCCCAAACCAGCGAGAGAAGTTCGTACGCAGATGCTAAGACCAAGATCCGAACCAAAGCAATTTATCATCGGAACCAATTGATCTCCCAAGCGTACAAACCCACAATgcatgtttcttcttctttttcttctagttGTCCGGTCAAGAGCTCCTTGATTGAGCCGGACGGCGGGGCTCTGGTGGATCTCGTGGTGCCGGAGAGCGAGCGGGTAAAGAAAACTTTAGAGGCGGAGGCATTGCCCAAGTTAAGGCTGACAAAGGTCGACATCGAGTGGGTGCTCGTAATCAGCGAGGGGTGGGCGAGCCCACTGAGAGGGTTTATGAGAGAGAACGAGTATTTGCAGAGTTTGCATTTCAGTTGCTTGAGAATGGAGGATGGGTCTGTGGTGAATATGTCGCTTCCCATTGTTTTAGCTATTGATGACGAGACCAAGGAGCGAATTGGGTCGTCTCCCAACGTGGGTATGGTTGGACCCAATGGAGATTTGGTCGGTATTCTTCAAAG CATTGAAATATACAAGCATaacaaagaagaaagaataGCTAGAACATGGGGTACAACTGCTCCAGGATTGCCATATGTTGAGGAGGTTATCACTCATGCTGGAAATTGGCTGGTTGGTGGAGACCTGGAAGTCTTGAGTCCTATCAAATATAATGATGGACTTGATCACTACAGGCTCTCACCTCAACAACTCCGGAAGGAATTTGACAGGCGACAGGCAGATGCAGTTTTTGCTTTTCAATTAAGGAACCCCGTCCACAATGGGCATGCCTTATTAATGAACGATACGCGCAGGCGGCTTTTGGAAATGGGTTACAAGAATCCAATTTTATTGTTGCATCCTTTGGGAGGTTTCACAAAGTCAGATGATGTTCCCCTGGATGTTCGGATGGAGCAACATGGCAAG GTCCTAGAAGATGGAGTTCTAGACCCAGAGACAACAATTGTAGCCATATTTCCATCACCTATGCATTATGCCGGTCCAACTGAAGTACAGTGGCATGCAAAAGCACGAATAAATGCAGGTGCCAATTTTTACATTGTTGGTCGTGATCCTGCAGGTATGGGTCACCCAACTGAGAAGAGGGATTTATATGACCCTGATCACGGGAAAAAGGTCCTAAGCATGGCTCTTGGCCTGGAGAAGCTTAATATTTTGCCTTTTAGG GTGGCAGCATATGACACTGTGGACAAAAAAATGGCATTTTTTGATCCCTCACGTGCAAAAGATTTCCTCTTCATATCAGGAACCAAG ATGAGGACTTATGCAAGGAATGGAGAGAACCCTCCTGATGGTTTTATGTGCCCCAGAGGGTGGAAGGTGCTCGTCAAATATTATGAGAGCTTGCAAGCTGAAGAGGCGTCCCTGCAGCAAGCTGTGTTAACTACTTAG